The Thermoanaerobaculia bacterium genome contains the following window.
TGCCAGAGATACGCCGTCGACAGGACCCGCTCCTCGAGGATCCGGGCCGGGTCGTTCTCGCCCGACTCGAACTCGTTCCGGACGACCGTCATCTCGCTCGCGAGGTCCTTCTTCGCGATGAAGGAATGGACCATGCGATCCGCCTCGAGCTCGAGCGCCCATTTCAGGTTCGCGTCGGAGGCGTCGAAGGTCTCGAAGTAGTTCGTGCGGTCGAACCACGTGCTCGCGTTGTTGCGGGCGCCGTGGGCGGTCATCTCGGCGTAGATGTTCTTGTGCTCCGGCGTGCCCTTGAACATGAGGTGCTCGAGGAGATGCGCCATGCCCGTTTCGCCGTACTCCTCGTTGCGGGAGCCGACCCTGTAGGTGAGGTTGACCGTCGCCGTCGGCTTCGTCGGGTCGGGGAAGAGGAGGACCTGGAGGCCGTTGGCGAGCCGGTACTCGGTGATCCCCTCCACGGAGGTGACCGGGACGAGCTTCGCGCCGGAACCTGCGGGTTTCGCCGGTCTCCGTGTCGCGATCCCGGGCTTCTTCGGCGCCGCGCCTTGGCCGGACGGAGCCGGCGCGGCGAGAGCGACCGCCGTGATCAGCATGGCGGCGAGGAGGAACGGGGACTTCGATTTCATGAGATGCACCTCATCAGCGTTTTTACGAACCCCGATCGTACGGGTTTTGCTCCTCGCGAGCCAGAGTCGAGATCGCTTCGCCCCTCCTTCGCGGAGGCTTCGGGGCGAGAAGTCCTCCCGAGATGACGGGGCTTTGCGTTCGTTGCCGGTCCAGCAACGATCGGGGGGCTCTCCATATCAGTCGATTCGACGGCGAGGCGCGAGCCGGACGGGATGCGGGTCGGCGGCCGGACGCTAAGGCGTACCGAGAGCGTACGTCGTGCGGCCGGCCGGCGGCACGCGCCCGCCTCCGCCTTCGCTGAAGCTTCGGCGCGATCCTATTGGCATCGACCGGCCGATACGGTCCGCGCGAGCTCACAGCCGATCGCGCCGTAGCTCGGTAGAGCGGAGGCGGACGGCTCGATGCATCCGCCTCCGCCAAGGCTTCGGCGCGACAAGTCGCCGCGCTGGCGACGGCGCTCGGAACGATGGGCGATCTCATTTTGAGACAACCCGAAGGCGCGGCGAGGCGCGAGCCGGACGGGATGCGGGTCGGCGGCCGGACGCTAAGGCGTACCGAGAGCGTACGTCGTGCGGCCGGCCGGCGGCACGCGCCCGCCCGGCTCGATGCATCCGCCGCGCCGGCGAGCGGGCTCACATCCCCGGCAGGATGTGAGCCCGCGTCAGGAAGTCGTCGAGCGTCCCCCCCATCAGCAACGCAAGCCACACGATCCCCGCCAGGGCGACGACCCAGGTCAGCCGGCTGCTCCATCGGGCTTCCATGAAGAAGAGCACGACCAGGATCGCCTTCGTGAAGGCGATCGCGAGCGCCACGACGATGTTGAACGGACCGAGGTCGACCTGCGCGGCGGCATACGTGAGAACGAGGAGCACCATGAGCGCCGCCGCGACCGCGAAATAGACCTTCCGCGGGACGATGTGGACGCCGGAGTGGGCGTTCACGGTCGCCGATTCATCGTGATTCATCGGCTGCCCCCGTGGCCGGGTCGAATGTCACGGGTCGGGAGGTCGAAGGTCTCGCCGACCAAAAGACCTTCGGGAGCCGCACCGGACTTTCGACATTCGGCTTTCGACATTCGGCGTTCTCTCATTTCCGCGCTCCGATCAGGTAGAGGAGCGGATAGAGGAAGATCCACACGATGTCGACGAAGTGCCAGTAGAGGCCTCCGACGACGACGGGCGAGTGGTATTCCGGCCCGTACCTCCCCTGCCGCGCGGTGATCAGGAGAAACGTCATGAGCCCGAGGCCGATCACCATGTGCAGGGCGTGCATCCCGGTCATGGCGAAATAGAACGAGAAGAAGATCTGGGAATGCACGGGGTCCGGGCCGCCGAAGGAAAAGCGCGGCCCCGGGACGTGGTGCTCCCGGAACTCCGCCGTCCATTCGATCGCCTTGAAACCCAGGAACATCAGGCCGAAGAGCATCGTGACCGAAAGGTAGGCGACGAGCGACTTCTTCCGCCCCGTCTGCGACGCGTGGACGGCGAGCGCCATCGTGAGGCTCGAGAGGATGAGCACGGCCGTGTTGACGCTCCCGATCGTCAGGTTCATGGCATGGCTGCCGGCCCGGAACGCATTCGGATAGAGGCTGCGATACACGGTGTAGCCGGCGAACATGCCGCCGAAGAAGAGGATCTCGGTGACGAGGAACGTCCACATCCCGAGGACGCCGGCCTCCCGCTGCTGGCCCGGGTCGTCGAACTGATGGGCGCGCGCGTACGCGCGGGGCGAAGAGGACCCGCCGGCCATCGAATGCTCAGACATGCGGCGCTCCGGAGGAGGCGTAGGCGTACGCTTCCTCGGTGACGATCGGGGTCTCCAGGAAGTTCTCCGTCGGCGGCGGCGAGCTCGTCTCCCACTCGAGGCCCTTGGCGCCCCACGGATTCGCGCTCGCCTTCGGGCCGTAGCGCATCGACCAGGTGAGGTAGACGAGCGGAAGGAGATACCCGATGCCGAGGATCGAGGCGCCCGCCGTCGAGATCACGTTCAAGACCTGGAACTCCGGCGGGTAGGCGTGGTATCGGCGGGGCATCCCGAGATAGCCGAGGATGAACTGCGGGAAGAACGTCAGGTTGAAGCCGACGAAGACGACGACCGCGGCGACTCTCCCCCACCATTCCGGGTACATGCGGCCCGAGATCTTCGGCCACCAGAAGTGGATGCCGCCGAGATATCCCATCACCGCGCCGCCGACCATGATGTAGTGAAAGTGCGCGATGATGAAGTAGGTGTCGTGCACGTGGACGTCGACGCCGAGCGTTGCGAGAAACAGCCCCGTCAGTCCGCCGATCGTGAAGAGGCCGATGAAGCCGAAGGCGTAGAGCATCGGCGTCTGGTACGAAATGGACCCTTTGTACAGGGTCGCCGTCCAGTTGAAGACCTTGATCGCCGACGGGATCGCAACGAGGAACGACAGCGCCGAGAAGATCACGCCGGCCGCGACCGACTGCCCCGACACGAACATGTGGTGCCCCCACACCAGGAAGCCGAGCACGGCGATCGCGACGCTCGAGAACGCGATGAAGTTGTAGCCGAATATCCGCTTGCGCGAGAAGCAGGGAATGATCTCCGAGACGACCCCCATCGACGGCAGGACCATGATGTAGACGGCGGGATGGGAGTAGAACCAGAAAAGGTCCTGGAAGAGGAGCGGATCGCCGCCGATGTGCGGGTCGAAGATCCCGATCCGGAAGATCCGTTCGAGGCCGACGAGGACGAGCGAGATCGCGAGCACCGGGGTCCCCAGGATGAAGATCATGCTCGTCGCATAGTGCGCCCAGACGAAGAGCGGCAACCGGAACCAGGAGAGCCCCGGCGCACGCATCTTGTGGATCGTGACGATGAAGTTCAAGCCCGTCAGGATCGACGAGAACCCCGTGACGAAGACGCCCACGACCGTCAGGACCACGTGCGAGTTCGAGTACGTCGAGCTGTACGGCGTGTAGAACGTCCAGCCCGTGTCCACACCTCCCGTGATCGCGGCCGTCAGCGTGAAGACGCCTCCGACGACGTAGACGTACCAGGAGAGGAGATTCAAACGCGGGAACGCGAGATCGCGCGCCCCGATCATCAGCGGGATGAGGAAATTGCCGAGCACGGCGGGAATCGACGGGATGAGGAAGAAGAACACCATGATGACGCCGTGCATCGTGAAGAGCTTGTTGTAGGTCTGGGACGTGACCAGATCGCCGGCCGGCGTGAGGAGCTCCAGGCGGATCAGGAGCGCGAAGACCCCTCCCAGCATGAAGAACAACGTGATCGAGGCGAGGTACAGGAGCGCGATTCGCTTGTGGTCGCGCGTCAGCAGCCACGACTTGATGCCGTAGCCGTCGTTCAGGTAGTCGGGGCGCGCGGAAGGCGCGACGGCGACGCTCATCGGCTGTTTCCCTTCCCGCCCGAAAGCGACTTCACGTAGGCGATCAGCTCGAGGACCTGCGATTCCGAGAGCTGCCCCTGGTACGTCGGCATGGTCGGCGGGTAGCCGGCCACCATCCGCGTCCGCGGCAACAGGATCGACTCGCGCAGGTACGCCTCGTCCGCGACCGCCGCGCCGCCGTCGGCGAGCGGGACCGTCGATCCGAAGCTCCCGGCCAGCAGCGGCGCCTTCCGCGGATCCGAGTGGCACGTCGCGCAGTTCAACTTCGCGAAGATCTTCCCGCCGTTTTCGGCCATCGACGGCGAGCGCGGCACTTCGGCGAGCCATTTCTCGAAGTCGGACGGCTCCATGACGACGACGCGCCCCACCATCGCGGAGTGGTTCGTCCCGCAGTACTGCGCGCAGAAGAGGTGGAAGTCCCCCGTCTTCGTCGCCTGGAACCACTCCGTCGTGTAGCGCCCCGGCAGCACGTCGCGCTTGATCCGGAACGCGGGGATCGAGAAGTCGTGGATCACGTCCTCGGAGGTCATCAGGAGCTTCACGGGCACCCCGAGCGGCACGTGCAGCTCGTCGATCTCGCTCTTCCCCTCCGGATGCTGCACCTTCCACATCCACTGCTTGCCGACGACGTAGATCGGCATCGCATTGGCCGGCGGGCGCGCGCCCGCGTAGAAGATGCGGACCCCGGCGATGAAGAGGCCGATCACGATCGCGAGCGGGATCGCCGTCCAGACGATCTCGAGCGTGAGCGACCCGTGGATCTCCGGCGGGCGCTCGTCGTCCGACCGCCGCCGGAACTTGATCGCGAAGATCGCGATGCAGAGGAAGATGACCGTCGAGAAGAAGGCCGTGATCCCCAGCAGGAAGAAATACACAGTGTCGACCGACCCCGCGAGCGTGGAGGCGCGGGCCGGGAAGAGCGGGAACTCGATTCCGGGGATCATGCCTTCTTTCTCCGGCGCTCGCGGCGGAGCATGACCACCATGAAGACGCCGAGCGAGCCGACCGTCGCGAGGCCGCCGAGACGGACGACGCGCATCACGACGAGGCCGTATTTGCCCGTCGTGGGGTCGTAGTGGGAGCAGTACAGGAGAATGCGGTCCACCGGCGTCCCGATCCGCCGGTTCGACGCCTCCATGACGCCGAGCTTGAGGTCGCGTGCCGAGTACTCGATCCCGTAGAAGTATTTCGAAAGGCGGCCGTCCGGGGTCGCGAGCATGATGCCGGCCGCGTGCGAAAAGCTCTTCGTCTCGGGGTCCCGGACGTAGCGGAACCCCGCGGCTCGCGTGATCGCCGCGATCGATTCGGCCGGCCCGGTCAGAAAGTGCACGCCCGCCTCCGCCCCCGGGCGTCCGTACTGCCGCACGAAATCGGCTTTCTTCGCGGAGGCGATCTTCGGCAGGTCGGACGGGTCGATGCTGACCGTCACGAGCTCGAACTCGCGGCCGGCCGAAAACGAAAGGGCCCGCATCGCCTTCAGAGTCCCCGACTCGACGTAGGAGCAGAGCATCGGGCACTCGTAATACACGAACGCCAGGACCACCGGGCGGCGATGGAAGTAGTCGCCGAGCGCGACCGTCCGGCCCGATTCGTCGCGAAGCGTGGCGTCGAGCGGCAGCGGAGCGCCGAGCTTCTGCTCGATCGAGACGTCCGCGAGCGGCGAGGGGGCGTTCTGCGCCTGCGCGGAGGCCGCCGCCGCGGCGAGCATCGCGACGAGCGCGGCGAGGGCCCGCTTCATGGCGCTTTCTCCTCCGCCGGCGCGTCCGCGCCGGCGGCGACCGGAAGACCCGTTTCGAGCAGGAGCTTTTTCGCCTGCTCGATCGGGATGCGGGCCACTCCGCTCGCCTCGTCGACCCACCCGGCCGAGTTCAGGATCGCGTCCTCGTGGGCGCGAAACGCCCGCATGTCGGCCGGCGGCGACGTCTGGAGACGCGGCGCGGGCGGAAGGCGGTCCTCCGCGAGCGGCGAGCGCAGGGCTTCCCCTTTCGGGGGGCGATGGTCCGCGATCGCGAGCCCGACATGCGTCGCGATCGCGACGGCGATGACCACGCCGGCGAGCGCGATGCCGAACCATGTGACGGCGCCCGCGTCGATGTCCGTCTCCTGATGCGCGCGGCGCGCCGTCGAAATCTCTCCGGGCCGTTCAGCCATGCCGAACCTCCATCGCGGCCTCCATGCGGGGATCGTGGATCGCGAGCAACGGCCGCCGCTCGAGCTGCCAGAGGAAGACGGCCGTCCACACGCCGCCGATCCCGACCGGAGCCGCGAAGTCGAGGACGGAAAGCGAGATGCCCGCCGGATGGAAGATCGGTTCGATGAGCCAGATCAGGTCGAGCACCCGCATCGCGAGCACCCATCCCGCGACCCGCGAGAGGAAACGGATGTCCTCCTTGACGCGGCGGGAGAGGAGCAGCAGGAACGGCGCGCCGAAATACGACAGCAGGATGAAGAGCGACATGAACTTCCACGAGGAGTGGAGACGCGGCAGGTACCAGGAGATCTCCTCCGGGAGGTTCCCCGACCAGACGATGATGAGCTGCGAGAAGGTCATGTATCCCCACAGCATCAGGAACATGAACTGGAGGTTCCCGAGGTCGCGGAACACGAATCGCGACGTCACGCGCGAGAACGGCTCGCTGTTGGCGAGGAAGCGCACGGCCAGAATCACGAGCGCCATCGCGGAGAGCCCGTGCCCGACCATGAACGCCATCCCGAATATCGAGGAATACCAGTGGGGCGCAAGCGACATCAGCCAGTCGACCGACGCGAAGAAGGTCGTCGCGGCGTAGAGGATGAGGCCGGGCGCCGAGAGCCTCTGGAGCCGGATCCCGAGGGCCGGGTCGTCGGTTTCGTCCTGCTCGGCCGACCACCGGTTCAGGAGCGCGGAGAGCGCGATCCAGACGGCGAACAGGATCGCGGCGCGGATCACGAAGAACGGGAGATTCAGATACGGCGCCTTCGCGACGAGCACCGGGTCCGCGCGAACCGCCTCGCGATTCGCCCACGGGAAGAGCTCGCGCGCGCCGAAGACGATCGGAAGGAAGAGCACGGCGAGAAGCGGGAACGTGCGCGTGGCGGCCTCGAGGATGCGGCGGATGAGGAAGCCCCACCGGCCCCCGACCATGTGGTACAGCATCAGGATCGCGAGGCATCCCAGCGCGACGCCGAGCCAGAGCAGATAACCGATCAGATACGACCGGAAGAACTGGACCGGGTTGAAGATCGCGCCGATCCCGCAGACGGCGATTCCGGCGATCCCGATCCCGAGCGGGATCCCCGACGGCGAGCGGCGGAGATCGATCGCGCTCAACGTTTCTCCCCGGCCGCCTTCGCGGCGGCGTTCGCGGCGTCGAGGTCCGCCGCGCCCGCGTGCTGCGAGAGCTGCAGGGCGCGGATGTACGCCGCGATCGCCCACCGATCCTCGGGCGTCACGCGGCTGCGGTAGTCGTACATCACCCCGAAACCGTTGGTCATCACGTCGAAGAAATGCCCGGCCGGCGCCTGTCGCAGCCGGTCGCTGTGGAACGACGGGGGGGCCTTGAAGCCGCGCTGCACGATCATCCCGTCGCCGTAGCCGGTGCGGCCGTGACAGGGAGAGCAGAAGACGTCGAAGCGCTCCTGCCCCCGGTCGAGGACCTCCTTCGTCACCGGGAAAGGGAACGCGTCCGCGACCACGCCGTGGATGCGTCCCGTGTAGAGGAGCTCGTTCTCGTGGAGCTGTCCGCGCGCGACGGTGTCTTCCGGAAGCGGGCGCGAGGCGCGGCCGTCGGCGAAGAACGTGCTCGCCTGCAGGGGCCGGACCTTCGGCTGGTTGAACATGTCCTGGCGGCAGGCGAGCCCGGCGGCGGCGATCACCGCCGCGAGCGCGACGGCCGGTGCGCGCCCGCTCACCACGGCACCTCCCAGACTCCGCTCGGGCCGAGCGCCTCGAGAAATGCCCGGGTCTCGCCGCGGTCGAAATTCGGGTCCTTCGACTTGACGCAGAGGAAGAGCGCTTCCCGGGAGGCGAGCTCGAACCGGTCGACGTTGAAGAGCGGGTGATAGGGGGTCGGGAGACCGTTGAGCGCCAGGAGCCCGAAGACGGCGAAGAGCGACGCCCCGAGGACCGTCAGCTCGAACGTGATGGGGATGAACGCGGGCCAGGAGTTCAACGGCCGGCCGCCGATGTTCAGCGGGTAGTGCACCGCCGAGGCGTAGAGCTGCATCCCGAAACCGCCCAGCGCGCCGAGCGCGCCGCCGGCGAACACGACCCACGGCAGGCGGGTGTGATGGAAGCCGATCGCGTCGGCCAGCCCCTCGACCGGCAGCGGCGTGTAGGCGTCGACGGCGCGGTATCCGGCCGCACCGGTCGCGCGGGCGGCCTCGAGCAGCCGGTCGCGGTCGCCGAACTCGGCCAGCAGCCCGTAGATCGGAGGGCGCAACGACCGATTCATTCGCGCCCCTCCGTCTCGTCGACGAGCGAGCGCATCTCGGCGATCGAGATCACCGGCAGGAACCGGATGAAGAGGAAGAGGAGCGACAGGAACAGGCCGATCGAGCCGAGGAACGTCGCCCAGTCCCACCGCGTCCCGTGGTACGAACGCCAGATCGACGGCAGGAAGTCGCGGGTGAGCGAGACGACGACGATCACGTAGCGCTCGAGCCACATGCCGACGTTGATCACGAGCGAGATGCCCCACAGGATCCACGGGCGCGTGCGGATCTTCCGGAACCAGAGGAGCTGGACGGTCAGGATGTTGCAGAGGATGAGCGACCAGTACGCGGGCCAGTAGGGTCCGAACGCGCGGTTCTTCGCGAGGAACTGCTCGGCGGGATTCGCGCTGTACCAGGCCATGAACAGCTCCGCCGCGTACCCGTAAGCGACGATGAGCCCGGTCGCGATCAGCACCTTCGCCATGTTCTCGAGGTGCCGCATCGTGATGAAGTCCTCGAGGCCGTAGAACGCGCGGAGCGGGACCGAGAGCGTCAGAACCATCGCGAAGCCCGAATAGATCGCGCCCGCCACGAAGTACGGCGGGAAGATCGTCGTGTGCCATCCGGGGAGCAGGGCGACGGCGAAGTCGAACGACACGACCGTGTGGACGGACACGACGAGCGGTGTCGCGAGCCCCGCGAGCAGCAGGTACGCCGTCTCGTAGCGGTGCCAGTGGGTCGCCGACCCGCGCCATCCCATCGCCAGGATGCCGTAGATGATCTTCGCCGGACGCCTTCTCGCCCGATCTCTCAACGTCGCGAGATCGGGGAGGAGCCCCACGAACCAGAAGAGGAGCGAGACCGTGGCGTACGTCGAGACCGCGAAGACGTCCCACACGAGCGGGCTGCGGAACTGCGGCCAGAGACGCATCGTGTCGGGATACGGGAAGAGCCAGTAGAAGACCCAGGGCCGCCCCAGATGGAGGAGCGGAAAGAGGCCGGCGCAGGCGACCGCGAAGAGCGTCATCGCCTCGGCGAAGCGGTTGATCGACGTGCGCCACTCCTGGCGGAGCAGGAGCAGGATCGCCGAGATCAGCGTCCCGGCGTGCCCGATCCCGACCCACCAGACGAAGTTGACGATCGCGAAGCCCCACGCGACCGGAACGTTGATCCCCCAGATCCCGACGCCCTTGATGAACAGGTAGCCGACCGCGTACATGAGGGTCATCAGCAGGAGGAACGAGACCCCGAACCCGACCCACCACCCCTTCGGCGTCTTGCGCGCGAGCGCGATCGAGCTGATCTTCTCGGTGACGCTCCGGTAGGTGTGGCCCGGCTCGAGGACGGGTCCGCCGGAGAGGCTCGCGGTGTGCTCGGGGATCTCGGTCACGCTCGTGCCACTGGCATGAGAAATCCGAAATTCAAATATCGAAATCCGAAACAAATTCGAATGACCGAATGCCCGAAACTCGAAGCGAGAATCGGGGCCCGGCTCGCGGACCTTCCCCGTTTCAGATTTCGAATCTCGAATTTCGAATTTGTTTCGGATTTCGAAATTCGCGCTTCGAATTTCCCGCTTGTTTCAAATTTCGAGTTTCGTGCTTCGAAATTCCGGGGCGGCGGCAGCGTCCCATGATTTCTCATTCGCTGCCCAGCTCCGGATTCGGGTTCCATACCTTCGCGAGATAGGTCGTGCGGGGCCGCGTGTTCAGGTCCGTGAGCAGCCCGTACTCGAGCGGCTCGGCCTTCATCGCCGCGACGCGGCTCGTCCGGTCGTGGATGTTTCCGAAGACGATCGCGCCCGCCGGGCACGCCTGCTGGCACGCGGTCTTCACGTCGCCGTCGCGGATCGGCGCGTTCTTCTTCTCGGCCTCGATCCGCGCGGTGGAGATCCGCTGCACGCAATAGCTGCACTTCTCCATCACGCCGCGGCTCCGCACCGTGACGTCGGGGTTCTTCTGCAGCCGCAGGCTCGGCGTCTTCGTGTCGGAGTACTGGAGGAAATTGAAGCGCCGCACCTTGTAGGGGCAGTTGTTCGAGCAGTACCGCGTCCCGACGCACCGGTTGTAGATCATCTCGTTCAACCCTTCGGGGCTGTGGACGGTCGCGCCGACCGGACAGACGATCTCGCACGGCGCCTTCTCGCAGTGCATGCACAGCACCGGCTCGAAGTAGGTCTTCGGGTTCTCGAGCCCTCCCTGGTAGTAGCGGTCGATCCTCAGCCAGTGCATCTCGTGGCCGCGCAGCACCTGCTCCTTGCCGACGACCGGGCTGTTGTTCTCCGACTGGCAGGCGACGACGCACGCCGCGCACCCGATGCAGGTGTTGAGGTCGATCGCCATTCCCCAGGCCGGTTCGCTGCCGGGAAGCTCCGTCGGGAACGCCGGATAGAGAGAGTCGTTCCTCTCGGGGTTCTCGCCGAGCTTCTTTGCGAACTCCGGGTCGCCGCGGAACCGGCCGAGCGTCGCCGCGCGGACGAGGTTGCGGCCGTCCATCGTGTTGTGGAGCTGCGTCGACGCGAGTCGGTACGACGCGCCCGTCTTCGTCACCGCCGCCCCCGAAACGGACCAGAGGGCGCCCGACGTTCGGAGCGAGAACGCGTCGAAGCCGGTCTCCCGGCCGACCGATCCGGTCCGGCGGCGGCCGTATCCGAGCGGAAGCGTCACCGTGTCGTCCGGCTGCCCGGGGAGGACGAGCACCGGCGCCTTGACCGAACGGCCCCCGGCGGAAACCGACACGACGTCCTCCGACGCGATCCCGAGCCGCGACGCCGTCGCGGGCGACACGAGCGCGGCGTTGTCCCACGTCAGCCGCGTGAGCGGCTTCGGCAGCTCCTGGAGCCACCCGTTGTTGGCCCACTCGCCGTCCCAGATCGTGGCATCGGGGCGGAAGATCACCTCGAGTCCGCCGCTCTCCGCCGCGGCCGGGGGCGCCGCGACGGAGCCGGACGCCGGCGGGGTCAGCGGCGCGAGCGCCGTGCCGGCGACGAAGCCGTCGTGGATCGACTTCCGCCAGAACGCGTCGAAGTCTCCGCCGGCGTGGCGGCCGCTCCAGTACTCCTTGACGATGTCGTGGCTCGTGCGATCCGGATCGCCCGCGAGGGCCGCGACGAGCTCGTGCTCCGATTTCCCCTGGTAGAGCGGCGCGATGAGCGGCTGCGCGATGGTGACCGTGCCGTCGAAGGCGCGGGCGTCGCTCCAGGTCTCGAGAGCGTGCGTCATCGGAACGTTCCAGCGGCACCACTCCGAGGTCTCGTCCTCCCAGAAGCCGAGCCGCACGGCGGTCCGGACCTTCATCAGCGCCTGGCGGAAGTTCCAGTCGGCGGGGGCCGTGAACACGGGATTTCCCCCGAAGACGACGAGCAGCTCGACGTGCCCGGCGTTCATCTCCCCGACCAGATCCTTCAGCGAGTCGAGCTGGACCACCGGGTCGACCTCGACCGGCTCCGTGTACTCGACCGTCGTCCCGGCGCCGCCGAGAGCGCGGTTGATCGCGTGCGCCAGAGCGTGCACCTCGGCGGGCTGGCCGTCTCCGGCGACGACGAGCGACGCCCCCCGGTGCGCGGCGAGGTCCTTCGCGGCCGCAGCGGCGAACTTCCGTGCGCCGGCCGGAAGGCCGGACGCGGCGTCGGCCGGCAGGGCCGCGGCGCCCGCTCCGCCGGCGCCGACCGCGGCGGCGACGGCCGCCGCGAGGGCGGGCACGACGCTCGGCCGGATGCCGAGGCGGTGATCGGCGGCGGCTCCCGCGAGCGTCGGCGTGCACTCGGCCGCGTAGAGCCGGGAGAGCTCCATCCGGTCGCGGCGGATCCGGCGTCCCGACGCGAAATCCGCGGCATAGCGCACGCTGCCCGGATCGCCGCAGAGGAAGTCGGAATCGAGCGACAGGACGACGCGCGCCCGGTCGAACCGGAATCGGTACGCGACGTCGCGTCCGAAGGCGGCCCGCGCCGCGGCGCGCGAGGCGTCGGACGGGATCCCGTCCCAGCGATGCCACCGCGCGGAGGGGAAATCCGCGAGCAGCGCCTGGATCTGCGCGCCGAGCGTCGGCGAAGTCACGGTCCCCGTCAGCAGCCGGAAGCCCGCGCCTCCCGAGGCGCGCTGCGCCGCGAGAACCGGGCCGAGCGCGGCCACGAAGGCCTCCCAGCTCGCGATCGTCCCGGCATGCGTCACGACCTGCGCGCGGTCGGGGTCGTAGAGGTTCAGGACCGACGCCTGCATGAAGGCGTCGGTGCCGCCGGCGGGAAACGACGGATGCTGCGGGTTCCCTTCGATCTTCGTGGGCCGGCCCATGTGGCTCTCGACCAGCACCGGCATCGCGTGGCCGCGCCACGGAAGGGCGGTCGCGAAGAACAGCGGCCGGCCGGGGACGATCTCTTCCGGCTGCTCGATGTAGGGGACGATCTTCTCCTCGGGCTGGCGAGTGCACGCGGAGAGGCCGGCGAGCGCGAGCGACGCGCTCATCAGCTGAAGGAATCGGCGCCGGGACACGGCGTCGGCGCCCCACTGCTCGGCGTTCTCCGGGAATTCGTGGGCGAGGAAGTCCCGGAACTCCTCCGTCGCGGCGATCTCCTCGAGCCCGCGCCAGTACTCGGGGCCGCGCGCGGACGAGAGCCGCGCCCGCACGGCGTCGAGATCGATCGGCGGACGCTGCCCGATCATCGGTGGCACGTCACGCAGTCGGTCATCTGCGCGGTGTTCAGGAGCCGGTATTCCTTCGCGAGCTTCTTCCCGAGCGCCGCCTGATCGGCCGGCGGGGCATATTCCATGTTGAAGACCTGGTCGCGCGGCCGCAGGTACGGCGTCGGGTCGCGGTGGCAGCCCAGGCACCATCGCATGTAGAGGGAGTTGACCTGCCAGGTGATCGGCATCTCGTCCACGCGGCCGTGGCACGACGCGCAGCCGATCCCCTTGTTCACGTGGATGCTGTGGTTGAAATAGACGAACTGCGGCAGGTCGTGGACGCGCGTCCATTCGATCGGCCGTCCGGTCCGGTAGCTCGCGCGGACCGGCTCGAGCATCGCGGCGTTGGTCCAGATCTGCGAGTGGCACGTCATGCAGGTCTTGACCGGCGGGATGCCGGCGAAGGCGCTCGTCTCGACGGAGGTGTGGCAGTAGCGGCAGTCCAGACCGAGCCCGCGCACGTGGTGCTCGTGCGAGAACGGCACGGGCTGCTCCTTGGGCGTGCCGACCTGCGTCGTCCAGGGCGACATGTAGATCTCCCAGGCCGCTCCGGCGAGCCCGGCCACGATGAAGAGAGAACCGAAAATCGAGAGCTTCGCGAGAAAGTTGGTGCTGCGATGAAAAATCTGCATCGTCAGCTCATCGACGCGCGCGGAGAGTGAACGTGCAGAGGAGG
Protein-coding sequences here:
- a CDS encoding TAT-variant-translocated molybdopterin oxidoreductase, whose protein sequence is MIGQRPPIDLDAVRARLSSARGPEYWRGLEEIAATEEFRDFLAHEFPENAEQWGADAVSRRRFLQLMSASLALAGLSACTRQPEEKIVPYIEQPEEIVPGRPLFFATALPWRGHAMPVLVESHMGRPTKIEGNPQHPSFPAGGTDAFMQASVLNLYDPDRAQVVTHAGTIASWEAFVAALGPVLAAQRASGGAGFRLLTGTVTSPTLGAQIQALLADFPSARWHRWDGIPSDASRAAARAAFGRDVAYRFRFDRARVVLSLDSDFLCGDPGSVRYAADFASGRRIRRDRMELSRLYAAECTPTLAGAAADHRLGIRPSVVPALAAAVAAAVGAGGAGAAALPADAASGLPAGARKFAAAAAKDLAAHRGASLVVAGDGQPAEVHALAHAINRALGGAGTTVEYTEPVEVDPVVQLDSLKDLVGEMNAGHVELLVVFGGNPVFTAPADWNFRQALMKVRTAVRLGFWEDETSEWCRWNVPMTHALETWSDARAFDGTVTIAQPLIAPLYQGKSEHELVAALAGDPDRTSHDIVKEYWSGRHAGGDFDAFWRKSIHDGFVAGTALAPLTPPASGSVAAPPAAAESGGLEVIFRPDATIWDGEWANNGWLQELPKPLTRLTWDNAALVSPATASRLGIASEDVVSVSAGGRSVKAPVLVLPGQPDDTVTLPLGYGRRRTGSVGRETGFDAFSLRTSGALWSVSGAAVTKTGASYRLASTQLHNTMDGRNLVRAATLGRFRGDPEFAKKLGENPERNDSLYPAFPTELPGSEPAWGMAIDLNTCIGCAACVVACQSENNSPVVGKEQVLRGHEMHWLRIDRYYQGGLENPKTYFEPVLCMHCEKAPCEIVCPVGATVHSPEGLNEMIYNRCVGTRYCSNNCPYKVRRFNFLQYSDTKTPSLRLQKNPDVTVRSRGVMEKCSYCVQRISTARIEAEKKNAPIRDGDVKTACQQACPAGAIVFGNIHDRTSRVAAMKAEPLEYGLLTDLNTRPRTTYLAKVWNPNPELGSE
- the nrfD gene encoding NrfD/PsrC family molybdoenzyme membrane anchor subunit; the encoded protein is MTEIPEHTASLSGGPVLEPGHTYRSVTEKISSIALARKTPKGWWVGFGVSFLLLMTLMYAVGYLFIKGVGIWGINVPVAWGFAIVNFVWWVGIGHAGTLISAILLLLRQEWRTSINRFAEAMTLFAVACAGLFPLLHLGRPWVFYWLFPYPDTMRLWPQFRSPLVWDVFAVSTYATVSLLFWFVGLLPDLATLRDRARRRPAKIIYGILAMGWRGSATHWHRYETAYLLLAGLATPLVVSVHTVVSFDFAVALLPGWHTTIFPPYFVAGAIYSGFAMVLTLSVPLRAFYGLEDFITMRHLENMAKVLIATGLIVAYGYAAELFMAWYSANPAEQFLAKNRAFGPYWPAYWSLILCNILTVQLLWFRKIRTRPWILWGISLVINVGMWLERYVIVVVSLTRDFLPSIWRSYHGTRWDWATFLGSIGLFLSLLFLFIRFLPVISIAEMRSLVDETEGRE
- a CDS encoding cytochrome c3 family protein, which gives rise to MQIFHRSTNFLAKLSIFGSLFIVAGLAGAAWEIYMSPWTTQVGTPKEQPVPFSHEHHVRGLGLDCRYCHTSVETSAFAGIPPVKTCMTCHSQIWTNAAMLEPVRASYRTGRPIEWTRVHDLPQFVYFNHSIHVNKGIGCASCHGRVDEMPITWQVNSLYMRWCLGCHRDPTPYLRPRDQVFNMEYAPPADQAALGKKLAKEYRLLNTAQMTDCVTCHR